The Chloroflexota bacterium genome contains a region encoding:
- a CDS encoding ThuA domain-containing protein — protein sequence MAQTWTGAARVALVTATAGYYHESIPTAQRILHEIAQRDGHLDIGTVISDSDGLSRLTPALLAEHDLLCFVSTSGELPLTDEQKRAILEFVASGKGFVGVHGATTTLKAWPDYAELLGAVFAMHPKALSFGVIVEDQSHPATHHLPPTFSVMDELYTFTDNPRERVHVLLRAASGSADLIGDLPLAWTKTYGEGRVYYNALGHFDAGWERADFQAQIRGGLRWAARLEP from the coding sequence TTGGCCCAGACATGGACGGGCGCGGCGCGGGTGGCACTGGTCACCGCCACCGCTGGCTACTACCACGAGTCCATCCCCACGGCGCAGCGCATCCTGCATGAGATCGCGCAGCGAGATGGCCATCTGGACATTGGCACGGTCATCTCCGACAGTGATGGGCTCAGCCGGCTGACTCCGGCCCTGCTCGCCGAGCACGACCTCCTCTGCTTCGTGAGCACCAGCGGTGAGCTGCCCCTGACCGACGAGCAGAAGCGCGCCATCCTCGAGTTCGTGGCGTCCGGCAAGGGGTTCGTCGGCGTCCACGGCGCAACGACCACCCTCAAGGCGTGGCCGGACTACGCCGAGCTGCTGGGCGCGGTCTTCGCGATGCACCCGAAGGCGCTCTCGTTCGGGGTGATCGTCGAAGACCAGTCCCACCCCGCCACGCACCATCTGCCGCCGACGTTCAGCGTCATGGACGAGCTGTACACCTTCACCGACAACCCACGTGAGCGCGTTCACGTCCTCCTGCGCGCAGCATCAGGCTCCGCCGATCTGATCGGCGACCTGCCCCTCGCCTGGACGAAGACCTACGGCGAGGGGCGAGTCTACTACAACGCGCTCGGCCACTTCGATGCCGGCTGGGAGCGCGCGGACTTCCAGGCGCAGATCCGTGGCGGCCTGCGCTGGGCGGCGCGACTGGAGCCGTAG
- a CDS encoding PspC domain-containing protein: MLTTRGGLYRPRRGRMLGGVAIGMAYRFGLPVWFVRLIWLLLLLPGGLPGILPYAILWIVMPSE, encoded by the coding sequence ATGCTCACGACACGCGGTGGACTGTACCGACCTCGGCGCGGGCGGATGCTCGGCGGCGTGGCCATCGGCATGGCGTACCGGTTCGGGTTGCCGGTCTGGTTCGTGCGGCTGATCTGGCTGTTGCTGCTCCTGCCGGGCGGGCTGCCGGGCATCCTGCCGTACGCCATCTTGTGGATCGTGATGCCGTCCGAGTAG